The nucleotide sequence TAAAACTGATAATTCGAGACTAATTCTCCGTACTAGAAGAACACACTTCTGCAATGCTATCTAATTGATGCAATACCCCGCACTCTTTAACCTTCTTATCATGATCGCAAGCAGAACGAATTGAAATCAGTGTTTCTTGTAGTACTTTTAATTCAGCTATCCGATGTTCGATATCGTCAACATGCTTATCTATTGTAGTATTAACGTTTTCGCAGCTATTCTCTGGGTTTGCTCGGGTTTCCAGTACTAATTTAATTTCCTCGATTGTCATATCTAATGCGCGACATTGCTTTATAAACAATAACTGCTTCAGTGCATCTTCAGAGTAGCTTCGATAATTCGATGCCGTTCGCTCAGGTGCAGCCAATAGTGATTTACGCTCATAAAAACGAATTGTCTGAATACTTAACCCTGTCTTAGCTGCCAGAAGCCCAATTTTCATTTTAACTTGCCTAAAGCTTGACTCTATACCAAGTATAGAGTTTACACTCGCGTTATAGGTGAGTAAAGCGAGTGTTTTTATGAGTGGTTGTGGGTGCGAAATTGAGATAAAAGACCAAGAACAAAAGGCAGTTCTCTACTGGCTATTGGGCATCAATGCTGTGATGTTTATCATTGAAATGAGTGTAGGGTTACTCGCTGACTCAACGGCACTTATTGCAGACTCCCTTGATATGTTGGCTGACGCAGTCGTTTACGGTGTTGGTATATATGCAGTAGGGAAAACAATTATTCACAAAGCCAATGCTGCAAAGGTAAGTGGATATTTTCAATTGGCATTAGGCCTATTAATTTTGTTTGACATAGCTCGTCGCGCAACCTTTGGAAGTGAGCCTGAATCTATGCTTATGATGAGCATGGGCTGTGTTGCACTTATCGCCAACGTTATATGTTTGGCGATAATCAGAAAACAAAAAAATGGCGAGGTGCATATGCGAGCAAGTTGGATATTCTCTGCAAACGACGTCATTGCAAACATGGGAGTGATATTAGCGGGTTCGATGGTTTATCAATTTGATACTCGTTGGCCTGATTTGGTCATAGGTTTTATTGTTTCTATCGTTGTGTTACGCGGCGCAGTCTTAATTCTAAAAGATGCCAGACAGGAATTCCGTGAAAACAGCTCGACGAATGGAGAGATCGTATGAATTTCACTCAAGCAGCAAAACCTTACATACTTCAAAAACTGAGCGCCGCGCATAAATCCCTTTCGAACAATGACAATAAAGCAGGATTTAAGGCCTTAGAGGATGCTCATGTTATCGGTCAGTACTCAACATACCACCACACACGAGTGCATTATGAAATGCTTAAATTTGGAATAAAACGCCGCGACCTTAAAGAGGTATCTGGGCAAATTTTTAGAATGCTAGGTGCGCTGACTAAAACAGCAATTGGCTTGTTGCCTGAGGGCAATACTGGTGGGGCAAATGTGAGTCCATTCAAGCCAATGCCAATTTCATCTGAAAACAAAGCCATACTGGAAAAGATTAGAAATGCACAGTCATAACCATTCACACTCGCAAGAGAATTCAACCGACGCGTCTAAACGTATTGGATGGGCGTTTTTCTTAAATGTGGTGTTCACTGTTATTGAATTCATTGGTGGATGGCTTACCAACAGCACCGCTATTATGGCTGACGCAGTGCACGATTTGGGTGATAGTCTTTCCATTGGTACAGCGTGGGGATTAAACAAGCTTAGCGATAAAGATTCTAATCAAACATTCTCATACGGCTACAAACGGTTTTCCTTACTCGGTGCATTGATTAACGGTATTGTGCTGACGGTAGGCTCCATTTGGATATTGCTTGAAGCGATACCTCGTTTGGCTGAGCCTGAAATGCCCCAAGTTGAAGGGATGGTTTTATTGTCTATCTTTGGGATGGCAGTAAACGGCTTTGCGGCTTATAAACTGAGTGAGGGAGACTCATTAAATGAGCGAGTCCTCAACTGGCATTTGCTGGAAGACGTGCTTGGTTGGGTAGCAGTATTTATCGTGTCCATCGTCTTAATGTTTAAGCCTTGGCCTGTTTTAGATCCAATCTTATCCATTGGCTTTACTTTGTTCATCCTTTTCAATGTGTTCCGCAATCTCAAAGAAACCCTAATGCTGTTTTTGCAAGCAACGCCCGATGAAGAACAGCTTTCAAAGATTCGAAGCGATTTACTGGCAAACGATAAGGTAAGTGATCTTCACCATTTTCATATTTGGTCTCTAGACGGTGAGCGTAACGTAATGACGGTCCATCTTGTTCTTGATGAAGATGTCAGTCTTGAGCACCTCCAATCACTCAAAGAAAACATACACAGTTCGTTAGAAAAGTATAAATTTGAACATACGACAGTTGAGCTGGAGTTTGCTAATGAACAATGTCGTGACGAAGTGAATTAGGCTTGGTAAACTTTCATACATGAAAAATCTAAAACGCATAAGTTACATCGTGATCTCGCTGATACTCTTTCAGTCGTTTTCTGCTGTGGCGAATTCGTTAGATTTTCATGCAATAGACATTCAGCACTTGCAACACGAGCATAAGCATTCAGAACACAAGCAAGAACAGTCTGAGCTGTCTACCAATGAAACCAGTGATAAAGTAAGTGCAGAGCACCACAATCCTGCTGATTGTCACCATTGCGGCCACTGCCATGGCACACATGCACAATGGGTCAGTCAGAGTCATATCAACAGTCTGAAAACAGTGGTTTCAGTCCACAATTTCAACTATTTAGATGCGGTAATTGACGCACCTATTAACCGATTACTTCGCCCCCCCAAAATTACTTCCTAGTACGTTTTTTCGATAGCACCGCGCTGATAACACTCGCGATGCTAAACATTGATAAATTATTAGGATATTCCAATGAAAATGTTTCCTATTTTCGGGCATGCATCTGCCATTGTGTGCAGTTGCATACTGGGCTTATTACTCAGTCCACCGACCGCTCATGCGGCGAAAACTAACAGATTTGTAGACAAAAGTGTCCAAGCGCCCATACGAGAAACGCTGACTCTTGAGGACGCTATTAGACTAACACTTGCCAACAATCCAAGTTTGTATGAATTTGAATTTAAACAACGTGTTATAGACGGAGAGTCAAAAACGGCAGCGCTTAAACCCGCATTGAATGCAGGGGTTGAATTAGAGAACTTTTTGGGAACCGGCGAGGTATCAGGTCTCAAAGAGCTTGAAGTTACCTTGACATTATCCTCAGTGTTACAGCTCAATGATAAGCCAGCAGCAAGGTTGAATGTACTCTCTGAACGAAGAATACAGCAAGGTGTTGAAAAGCAAATACGCACCTTAGATATCCTCGGTGAGCTTAATCGTCGTTACATCAAAGTACTCGTATTGCAGGCGAACTTAGACGTCATAAAAGATGCAGAGGCACTTGCACTTTATACATTGAATGCCGTAACGAAACGCGTTGAAGCAGGCGCGTCCCCCTTGTTAGAACAAAAACGTGCCCAAGCTGCGCTGGCCCAAGCAAAGCTCGATGTTAATCTAGCTCAACAAGACCATCGATTTGGCCTGCGCAGTTTATCCATCATGTGGGGGGAGCAGGCACCGAGCTTTAAGCGTGTGGAAGGCGATCTTTTTGCTTTTAACAAAGTTGCGTCGTTTGATGCGCTGGCAGTCGCAATCCAAAATAGCCCTCACATTGACCTATACGCTAAACAAAGCCGTGTGCAAGCGGCGCAGCTTCGTTTAGTGCAAGCGAATAACCGCGCTGATATTGAGTGGTCAGCGGGGCTTCGCAAAATGCAAGGTATTGATGAAACCGCACTGGTTGCCGGCGTAAGCGTTCCATTGTTTCAAAAAGAACGAAACCTTGGTGAATATGAAGCAAACAGGGCACGTCTTGACGCAATAGAGCAGCAAAGACAAAGCAACGTTCGCAGCCTATTACATTCAGTTAATCAAGCGTTAGGCGAACATACACGAGCATTGCTAGAGATTGACACACTTCAGCGCAAGGTAATTCCTCCGCTAAAGGGCGCGTTAGATTTAGTCGAGAACGCCTATTTGGAGGGCCGTTTCAGCTACTTGGAATGGGTAACTACTCGACAAGAATTTCTGGCAACCCGCCTGACATTAATAGAGGCGGCGTCTCAAGTGCATCTGAGCAAAACAGAAATTGAAACGCTCACAGGTCTCGCGCTGACGACTGATCATAGTGATGACTCAGTGCCCTCAAGCCACCAAAACAATTGGCAGCAGTCATCTAACATTTCGATAAGAAGTCATGATTATGAATAAATTCGCAATACAAAAAGTACTTATTTCTATCTTCACCCTTAGCCTTTATAGCCTAACCGCAATCGCAGAAGGTAAACACAGTGATGTAAGTTCCAGCGATCAAGACAATCACGCAGGTGAAGTCGTAAGAATGAGCAATGAAACAGCAATTCAGAATGGTATTTCTGCAACTCCCGTGCTCGCACGCGATATTGCGTTAACGAGTACGCTTTATGGGCGAATTAGTGCAGACCCCGCCTCACTTAGTCATATAAGAGCACGGTTTGACGGTGTTATTAAAGATGTAAAAGTCAACATTGGCGACTCCGTTAAGAAAGGTGATATTTTAGCGGTTGTTGAGTCCAATGAGAGTTTAAAAAGTTATTCCATCACGTCACCTTTTGATGGCAATGTGATTGCGCGACATGCGAATAATGGTGAGTTATCAAACGGGCAAGTACTTTTTTCGTTAGCTAACTA is from Alteromonas australica and encodes:
- the cadR gene encoding Cd(II)/Pb(II)-responsive transcriptional regulator, with product MKIGLLAAKTGLSIQTIRFYERKSLLAAPERTASNYRSYSEDALKQLLFIKQCRALDMTIEEIKLVLETRANPENSCENVNTTIDKHVDDIEHRIAELKVLQETLISIRSACDHDKKVKECGVLHQLDSIAEVCSSSTEN
- a CDS encoding cation transporter; this encodes MSGCGCEIEIKDQEQKAVLYWLLGINAVMFIIEMSVGLLADSTALIADSLDMLADAVVYGVGIYAVGKTIIHKANAAKVSGYFQLALGLLILFDIARRATFGSEPESMLMMSMGCVALIANVICLAIIRKQKNGEVHMRASWIFSANDVIANMGVILAGSMVYQFDTRWPDLVIGFIVSIVVLRGAVLILKDARQEFRENSSTNGEIV
- a CDS encoding DUF3703 domain-containing protein — encoded protein: MNFTQAAKPYILQKLSAAHKSLSNNDNKAGFKALEDAHVIGQYSTYHHTRVHYEMLKFGIKRRDLKEVSGQIFRMLGALTKTAIGLLPEGNTGGANVSPFKPMPISSENKAILEKIRNAQS
- a CDS encoding cation diffusion facilitator family transporter, giving the protein MHSHNHSHSQENSTDASKRIGWAFFLNVVFTVIEFIGGWLTNSTAIMADAVHDLGDSLSIGTAWGLNKLSDKDSNQTFSYGYKRFSLLGALINGIVLTVGSIWILLEAIPRLAEPEMPQVEGMVLLSIFGMAVNGFAAYKLSEGDSLNERVLNWHLLEDVLGWVAVFIVSIVLMFKPWPVLDPILSIGFTLFILFNVFRNLKETLMLFLQATPDEEQLSKIRSDLLANDKVSDLHHFHIWSLDGERNVMTVHLVLDEDVSLEHLQSLKENIHSSLEKYKFEHTTVELEFANEQCRDEVN
- a CDS encoding TolC family protein; protein product: MKMFPIFGHASAIVCSCILGLLLSPPTAHAAKTNRFVDKSVQAPIRETLTLEDAIRLTLANNPSLYEFEFKQRVIDGESKTAALKPALNAGVELENFLGTGEVSGLKELEVTLTLSSVLQLNDKPAARLNVLSERRIQQGVEKQIRTLDILGELNRRYIKVLVLQANLDVIKDAEALALYTLNAVTKRVEAGASPLLEQKRAQAALAQAKLDVNLAQQDHRFGLRSLSIMWGEQAPSFKRVEGDLFAFNKVASFDALAVAIQNSPHIDLYAKQSRVQAAQLRLVQANNRADIEWSAGLRKMQGIDETALVAGVSVPLFQKERNLGEYEANRARLDAIEQQRQSNVRSLLHSVNQALGEHTRALLEIDTLQRKVIPPLKGALDLVENAYLEGRFSYLEWVTTRQEFLATRLTLIEAASQVHLSKTEIETLTGLALTTDHSDDSVPSSHQNNWQQSSNISIRSHDYE
- a CDS encoding efflux RND transporter periplasmic adaptor subunit; the protein is MNKFAIQKVLISIFTLSLYSLTAIAEGKHSDVSSSDQDNHAGEVVRMSNETAIQNGISATPVLARDIALTSTLYGRISADPASLSHIRARFDGVIKDVKVNIGDSVKKGDILAVVESNESLKSYSITSPFDGNVIARHANNGELSNGQVLFSLANYKNVWAQLTVFSQMLSSIKVGQSVELSHAGFNQTSKIAYITPSTDGNPHSLANIAVDNSTGYWPLGTLVKAQVKTSTKSVSHSVPLSSVQEYEAKQVVFVVEGDEYAPRAVELGVSDGRYIEVISGLEAGERVVASNSYMIKADLEKSEAGHDH